The sequence TGGTCCGCGCTGGTCTGTCCTCGATCGGCTACGGCAAGGATGCCACCGAAGAGGCGATCGTTGCCGCGGTGGACAAGGTCAACTCCACCCTTCAGACCCGCATCAACTATCTCTCCGTGATCGGTGTCTGCACCCCGATGATTGGTCTGCTCGGCACGGTGTCCGGTATGCGTGGTGCCTTCGCCACCCTCGGTTCCTCCGGTATCGGTGACCCGAGCGCTCTCTCCGCCCACATCGGTGAGGTGCTTATCGCCACGGCATCCGGCCTGTTCATCGCCATTCCGGCGTTCATGGGCTTCTACTTCCTGAAGAACAAGCTCCAGTCCGGTGTCCACGGCCTCGAAGAGGAAGCCGAACGCCTGTTCCGCAACGCTCCTTACGAATACCTCCAGAGCGCCGACGTGGGTCAGGAAGAGACCTTCGCCGCGCTGCCTAACTGGATTGAAGCCCCCGCCGGTTGATCCGGACGGGATTTCCCGAAAACCCCTTAACGACCTAATACCATGGGCGGCGGCGGTGGAGGTGGAGATGGCGAACCGGAGTTCCAGATTGCTCCGATGATCGACGTGTTGCTGGTGTTGCTCATTTTCTTCATGAGCATCACCTCGGCCCAGGTGTTGAAGGTGGACAAGAAGCTCACGCTTCCGGTCTCCCCGCATGCCAAAGCCTTGGATCCGGAGATGTCCAAGCACGACCTTCCGGTCAACGTGCGCTGGATCAGCAACAAAGCGACGATCGTAGTCGACGAGAAGGAATACGACGACAACGCCGCGTTGGTGGAATACATCCAGAAGAAGAAGGAGGTGGACCCCAAGCTCCGCGTCCTGATCCGTGGCGACCACGGCCTTCCGGCCAGCGAGGTCCAGAAGGCCATGGGCATTCTGGGTGAAGCGGGAATTTCCGATATCGCCTTCGCGGCGTCCAACAAGTAACGACCGATGAAGAGGCGCAAACACAAGGCATCCGGCGAGACGAACCTGGGTTTCCAGATCGCTCCGATGATCGACGTCGTGTTCGTCATCATGCTTTACTTCATGGTGATGGCGGGCGCGGTGCAGAAGGAGAATTCCCACAACACCAAGCTTCCGGGTACGGAAACCCGGGACGACGTGGCGGAGGAGACTCCGGATGAGATCGCGGTCCGCATCGAGGAGGACGGTCAGGTTTACCTGAACGACGACCCGCTGGATGCCCCGGGCAATGCCCCGCTCAAGGAGTTGCTCTTCAACCTAGCGCAGCTCAAGTCGAGCAGCGACGCCGCCAAGTCGAAGGTGCTCGTCACCATCTACGCGGCGGACTCGGCACAGTACCAGCGCGTGATCGACGTGCTGGACGTGCTTGGCCAGGTCAGCATTGAGAACGTGACGTTCCAGGCGGGCGCGGAATAAGCATCCAGCCAACCAGTTCAAACAAAGGTCCTTCCGGAAACGGAAGGACCTTTTTTATTTCCGCGGCCGGAGGGGAATGATAAGGTGGCGGTTGCTTGGTTTTCCTTTTCATTCCGCTATGAAAGCTTCCCTCCGACGTGTTGCGGCCGCCCAATCCGGTCCGGGTTTCCAGATCGCCCCGATGATCGATGTGGTGTTCGTCATCATGCTTTACTTCATGGTGATGGCGGGGGCTGTTCCCAAGGAGGGGGCGCACCGGACGCTGCTTCCAGCACTCGGTGAGCCATCGGATGATCCTCCGTTGGAACTCACGGTTCGGATCGACGAGGATGGACAGGTGGCCTTGAATGACGATCTTCTGGATTCCCCGGAGTCCACGTCGTTGCCGGAGTTGGCGGGCCAGTTGCAGGACGCCAAGGCGGTAGGTGGCGAGGTGCTGGTGACGATCAACGCCGCGGAGGACGCCCGCTATCAACGGATCAT comes from Luteolibacter sp. LG18 and encodes:
- a CDS encoding biopolymer transporter ExbD → MIDVLLVLLIFFMSITSAQVLKVDKKLTLPVSPHAKALDPEMSKHDLPVNVRWISNKATIVVDEKEYDDNAALVEYIQKKKEVDPKLRVLIRGDHGLPASEVQKAMGILGEAGISDIAFAASNK
- a CDS encoding biopolymer transporter ExbD, encoding MKRRKHKASGETNLGFQIAPMIDVVFVIMLYFMVMAGAVQKENSHNTKLPGTETRDDVAEETPDEIAVRIEEDGQVYLNDDPLDAPGNAPLKELLFNLAQLKSSSDAAKSKVLVTIYAADSAQYQRVIDVLDVLGQVSIENVTFQAGAE
- a CDS encoding MotA/TolQ/ExbB proton channel family protein, producing the protein MKKTIKVVALATLLLSPFTAFAAEDAKATTHAQNKSFIDVLKDGGWCMYPIGLCSVATVWLIIDVWMRTNKTKLVPEQDLAVAQQSFRAGDYVGAYQAMKASNSSFAAVVRAGLSSIGYGKDATEEAIVAAVDKVNSTLQTRINYLSVIGVCTPMIGLLGTVSGMRGAFATLGSSGIGDPSALSAHIGEVLIATASGLFIAIPAFMGFYFLKNKLQSGVHGLEEEAERLFRNAPYEYLQSADVGQEETFAALPNWIEAPAG
- a CDS encoding biopolymer transporter ExbD; the encoded protein is MKASLRRVAAAQSGPGFQIAPMIDVVFVIMLYFMVMAGAVPKEGAHRTLLPALGEPSDDPPLELTVRIDEDGQVALNDDLLDSPESTSLPELAGQLQDAKAVGGEVLVTINAAEDARYQRIIDVLDAVGLAEIRNVTFTSGGE